The Leucobacter rhizosphaerae genome includes a region encoding these proteins:
- the dapD gene encoding 2,3,4,5-tetrahydropyridine-2,6-dicarboxylate N-succinyltransferase yields the protein MTDSRFAWSAGLATVAVDSPGAADGVTLDAWFPAPELGARPADRDPWIAPAELAGLTGADERRGVEVRFVDIEIDLDAAPASTEDAYLRLHLLSHCLVAPNSINLDGIFAQLPNVAWTTAGPMRPEVYASRLPALKRAGITAVGLDKFPRLTDYVVPAGVRIADASRVRLGAHLAPGTTVMHEGFVNFNAGTLGASMVEGRISQGVVVGDGSDIGGGASIMGTLSGGGAQRITIGQRALLGANSGIGISIGDDSVVEAGLYVTAGTKVVLPKGTSDSAGEPVEVKALELSGVEKLLFRRNSRTGAVEVLPREGSGIVLNAALHA from the coding sequence ATGACTGACTCTCGCTTCGCCTGGTCCGCAGGACTCGCCACCGTCGCCGTCGACTCCCCCGGAGCCGCCGACGGCGTCACCCTCGACGCCTGGTTCCCCGCGCCCGAGCTCGGCGCCCGTCCGGCGGACCGCGATCCGTGGATCGCGCCGGCCGAACTCGCGGGACTCACCGGCGCCGATGAGCGCCGCGGGGTCGAGGTGCGCTTCGTCGACATCGAGATCGACCTCGATGCGGCCCCGGCGAGCACCGAGGACGCGTACCTGCGCCTCCACCTGCTCTCGCACTGCCTCGTGGCCCCGAACTCGATCAACTTGGACGGCATCTTCGCTCAGCTCCCGAACGTCGCCTGGACGACCGCGGGCCCCATGCGTCCCGAGGTCTACGCGTCGCGCCTCCCCGCGCTGAAGCGTGCGGGCATCACCGCGGTGGGCCTCGACAAGTTCCCCCGGCTCACCGACTACGTCGTGCCGGCGGGGGTGCGCATCGCGGACGCCTCGCGCGTGCGCCTCGGCGCGCACCTCGCGCCGGGCACGACGGTCATGCACGAGGGCTTCGTGAACTTCAACGCGGGCACCCTCGGCGCATCGATGGTCGAGGGCCGCATCTCGCAGGGTGTCGTCGTCGGCGACGGCTCGGACATCGGCGGCGGCGCCTCCATCATGGGGACGCTCTCAGGCGGCGGTGCGCAGCGCATCACGATCGGGCAGCGCGCCCTGCTCGGCGCGAACTCGGGCATCGGCATCTCGATCGGCGACGACAGCGTCGTGGAGGCGGGACTCTACGTGACCGCCGGCACGAAGGTGGTGCTCCCCAAGGGCACGAGCGACTCCGCGGGCGAGCCGGTCGAGGTGAAGGCGCTCGAGCTCTCCGGGGTGGAGAAGCTCCTGTTCCGCCGCAACTCCCGCACGGGTGCGGTCGAGGTGCTGCCCCGCGAGGGATCCGGCATCGTACTGAACGCCGCACTGCACGCGTAG
- a CDS encoding transporter: MVEPVLTPGGVLEPGRLGLVGATAARTSGVARVRVLVRLRFAVMWNTLRRHPMQLVGAIVGGLYALGLLAALVIALVGLSFAPTELARTALVLGGSVVLLGWMVGPIVTSGMDRTLDPARLVGIPISPNLQLTGIAAASLLGIPGLVTLLVSLTSAVVWLRSPGAFVVALLLAPVGAITAVLACQLVITALSRLSASRRFREVMGGLLILVLVLLGPIFTGIGAGVATLAERLPAIAAGFGWTPLGAVWAVPAGLAEGHWLQAAAQALIALATPVVLGLAWRRLFLSNLGTSAGGSRASGRAGAGWFARFPATPRGAVAARALTYWLRDPRYLQSLIVVLVMPVVFGFVSATTGAPILLPGSTVLVAVLISLSTFADISYDGTAFSAHVLRGVRGIDDRLGRIWANAIVGVPVILLVALVTTAIVGRFDQLPTLLGLVAAVTLGGFGVASVCSALFVMPVPASGENPFASKPGAGVLSMVGMAGSYGSLALLSLPTIGFTIAAGVTGAPWLIWTTLAVGIVNGAVVCWIGIRWGAAIFDRRAPELFARVVAQG, encoded by the coding sequence GTGGTTGAACCAGTCCTGACCCCGGGCGGGGTGCTCGAACCCGGCCGGCTCGGTTTGGTCGGCGCCACCGCGGCGCGCACCAGCGGCGTCGCGCGCGTGCGGGTGCTCGTGCGGCTCCGCTTCGCGGTGATGTGGAATACGCTCCGCCGTCACCCGATGCAGCTCGTGGGCGCGATCGTGGGCGGCCTCTACGCGCTGGGTCTCCTCGCGGCCCTCGTGATCGCGCTGGTCGGGCTCTCGTTCGCCCCGACCGAGCTCGCGCGCACCGCTCTGGTGCTCGGCGGTTCGGTCGTGCTGCTCGGCTGGATGGTGGGGCCCATCGTCACCTCGGGCATGGATCGGACCCTGGATCCGGCGCGGCTCGTCGGCATCCCGATCTCGCCGAACCTGCAGCTGACCGGCATCGCCGCCGCGAGCCTGCTCGGGATCCCCGGCCTCGTGACACTGCTCGTCTCCCTCACGAGCGCGGTCGTGTGGCTCCGCTCGCCGGGCGCGTTCGTCGTCGCGCTGCTGCTCGCCCCCGTCGGCGCGATCACGGCCGTGCTGGCCTGCCAGCTGGTGATCACCGCGCTCTCGCGACTCTCCGCGAGCCGCCGGTTCCGCGAGGTGATGGGCGGCCTGCTCATCCTCGTGCTCGTGCTGCTCGGCCCGATCTTCACCGGCATCGGTGCGGGGGTCGCGACGCTCGCCGAGCGCCTCCCCGCGATCGCAGCCGGATTCGGGTGGACGCCGCTCGGCGCCGTTTGGGCCGTGCCCGCCGGACTCGCAGAGGGCCACTGGCTGCAGGCCGCCGCACAGGCACTCATCGCCCTCGCCACCCCGGTCGTGCTCGGCCTCGCCTGGCGCAGGCTCTTCCTCTCGAACCTGGGCACCTCCGCCGGAGGATCCCGTGCGTCGGGACGCGCCGGCGCCGGGTGGTTCGCGCGGTTCCCGGCGACGCCCCGCGGCGCGGTGGCCGCCCGCGCGCTGACCTACTGGCTGCGCGACCCGCGCTACCTGCAGAGCCTCATCGTTGTGCTCGTGATGCCGGTGGTGTTCGGGTTCGTGTCCGCGACCACCGGCGCGCCGATCCTCCTCCCCGGCTCCACCGTGCTCGTCGCCGTGCTCATCTCGCTGAGCACCTTCGCGGACATCTCCTACGACGGCACGGCGTTCAGCGCCCACGTGCTGCGAGGGGTGCGCGGGATCGACGATCGGCTCGGGCGGATCTGGGCGAACGCGATCGTGGGGGTGCCTGTGATCCTGCTCGTCGCCCTCGTCACGACCGCGATCGTGGGGCGGTTCGACCAGCTGCCCACTCTGCTCGGCCTCGTCGCCGCGGTGACGCTCGGCGGCTTCGGCGTTGCGAGCGTGTGCTCCGCGCTGTTCGTCATGCCCGTCCCGGCCTCGGGGGAGAACCCCTTCGCGTCGAAGCCGGGCGCCGGCGTGCTGAGCATGGTCGGCATGGCGGGCTCCTACGGCTCGCTCGCGCTGCTCTCGCTCCCCACCATCGGCTTCACGATCGCCGCCGGGGTCACGGGCGCGCCCTGGCTGATCTGGACGACCCTCGCGGTCGGGATCGTGAACGGCGCGGTGGTGTGCTGGATCGGGATCCGCTGGGGAGCAGCGATCTTCGATCGCCGTGCTCCGGAGCTGTTCGCCCGCGTCGTCGCGCAGGGCTAG
- a CDS encoding DUF1003 domain-containing protein, with protein MSFFTRRDPGFDAPLASGTRAARPARGGGRESNRNERFGRWTESIARGMGTPWFLLILTLISVAWLAWNGFGPEEWRFDSAALGFTALTLILSLQASYAAPMILLAQNRQDDRDRVQIEQDRQRAERNLADTEFLAREVVALRLAMKDLPDREFVRAELRALLADLEAERAPALPEPSEPDADADAPPALGPLDAQPDPAAAQRAAAAEPE; from the coding sequence GTGAGCTTCTTCACGCGCCGGGATCCCGGCTTCGACGCTCCGCTGGCCTCCGGCACCCGCGCCGCCCGGCCTGCCCGCGGCGGCGGCCGCGAGTCCAACCGGAACGAGCGCTTCGGCCGCTGGACCGAGAGCATCGCGCGCGGCATGGGCACCCCGTGGTTCCTGCTGATCCTCACGCTCATCAGTGTCGCCTGGCTCGCCTGGAACGGGTTCGGCCCCGAGGAGTGGCGGTTCGATTCCGCGGCGCTCGGCTTCACCGCGCTCACCCTGATCCTGTCGCTCCAGGCGTCGTACGCGGCGCCGATGATCCTGCTCGCCCAGAATCGTCAGGACGACCGCGACCGAGTGCAGATCGAGCAGGATCGCCAGCGCGCGGAACGCAATCTCGCCGACACGGAGTTCCTCGCGCGCGAGGTGGTCGCCCTGCGGCTCGCCATGAAGGACCTGCCCGACCGCGAGTTCGTGCGCGCCGAGCTCCGGGCGCTGCTCGCCGATCTCGAAGCCGAACGGGCGCCGGCGCTCCCGGAGCCGAGTGAGCCCGATGCCGATGCCGATGCACCCCCTGCGCTCGGCCCCCTCGACGCGCAGCCCGACCCCGCGGCGGCCCAGCGCGCGGCCGCCGCCGAGCCCGAGTGA
- a CDS encoding P-loop NTPase, translating to MTTPDIPAETRDQAGPRERPVWTELDRVRDPEILRPITELGMVRAVRVDAEGRATVSILLTIAGCPAARRIEADTREAAAAAAGVTEVDVEVGVMTPAERQAFIARVRGDRGTRPLQFGPDSLTRVITVTSGKGGVGKSSLTAGLAVSLAAEGLSVGLVDADVFGFSIPGILGLSSEGTTVQPTRVGDMILPPVAHGVKVISIGMFLGEQDPRTTAVSWRGPMLHRTIEQFLRDVWFGDLDVLLLDLPPGTGDIAISVGQLLPQAEVLVVTTPQEAAADVAVRSALVARQTGQRVIGVVENMAGLVQPDGSVVDVFGTGGGALVAERLSDAEHGAVPLLGSVPLSPPFRIAGDAGTPAVLAAPDDPAAAEVVRIAAQLARGGRGLAGRSLAVTPR from the coding sequence ATGACGACGCCCGATATCCCGGCCGAGACCCGCGACCAGGCCGGGCCCCGCGAACGCCCGGTCTGGACCGAGCTCGACCGGGTGCGCGACCCCGAGATCCTGCGCCCCATCACCGAGCTCGGCATGGTCCGCGCCGTGCGCGTCGACGCTGAGGGCCGCGCGACCGTCTCGATCCTCCTCACGATCGCCGGCTGTCCTGCGGCCCGCCGGATCGAGGCCGACACCCGCGAGGCCGCCGCGGCGGCGGCGGGGGTGACCGAGGTCGACGTCGAGGTCGGCGTCATGACCCCCGCCGAGCGCCAGGCGTTCATCGCGCGCGTCCGCGGCGACCGCGGCACCCGCCCCCTGCAGTTCGGCCCCGATTCCCTCACGCGCGTCATCACCGTCACGAGCGGCAAGGGCGGCGTCGGCAAGTCCTCGCTCACCGCGGGTCTGGCTGTGTCCCTCGCCGCGGAGGGGCTGTCGGTCGGCCTCGTCGACGCGGACGTGTTCGGGTTCTCGATCCCGGGCATCCTCGGCCTCAGCAGCGAGGGCACCACCGTGCAGCCGACGCGCGTGGGCGACATGATCCTGCCCCCGGTCGCCCACGGCGTGAAAGTGATCTCGATCGGCATGTTCCTCGGCGAGCAGGATCCCCGCACCACGGCCGTGTCGTGGCGCGGCCCCATGCTCCACCGCACCATCGAGCAGTTCCTCCGCGACGTCTGGTTCGGCGACCTCGACGTGCTGCTCCTCGATCTGCCGCCCGGCACCGGCGACATCGCGATCAGCGTCGGCCAACTGCTGCCGCAGGCCGAGGTGCTCGTCGTCACGACCCCGCAGGAGGCCGCGGCCGACGTCGCGGTGCGCAGCGCCCTCGTCGCGCGGCAGACCGGCCAGCGCGTCATCGGCGTCGTCGAGAACATGGCCGGCCTCGTGCAGCCCGACGGTTCGGTGGTCGATGTCTTCGGCACGGGCGGCGGCGCCCTCGTCGCGGAGCGGCTGAGCGACGCGGAGCACGGCGCGGTGCCGCTCCTCGGCAGCGTCCCGCTGAGTCCGCCGTTCCGGATCGCCGGCGACGCGGGCACCCCCGCGGTACTGGCCGCGCCCGACGACCCGGCAGCGGCCGAGGTCGTGCGGATCGCGGCTCAGCTGGCCCGCGGCGGTCGCGGGCTCGCGGGCCGTTCGCTCGCGGTCACACCTCGCTGA
- a CDS encoding twin-arginine translocase TatA/TatE family subunit produces MGLTIDKILVIMVIAMFVIGPDRLPVYAKKLGELVRSIRRMSEGAKERLKDEMGPEFDEVDWRQLDPRQYDPRRIIRDALLEDEQEARSAAQRAKASDAAKSRRIGGAAAGTAGAAAGVAGAAVAAGAVAAAGATESGADPAAGLRFDEEAT; encoded by the coding sequence ATGGGCCTCACGATAGACAAGATTCTGGTGATCATGGTGATCGCCATGTTTGTCATCGGCCCCGATCGGCTGCCCGTCTACGCCAAGAAGCTCGGTGAACTGGTGCGCAGCATCCGGCGCATGTCCGAGGGTGCGAAGGAGCGCTTGAAAGACGAGATGGGTCCGGAGTTCGACGAGGTCGACTGGCGGCAGCTCGATCCGCGGCAGTACGACCCGCGCCGGATCATCCGCGATGCGCTGCTGGAGGACGAGCAGGAGGCGCGGTCGGCCGCGCAACGGGCGAAGGCCTCAGACGCGGCGAAGTCCCGGCGGATCGGCGGCGCGGCGGCGGGGACGGCCGGAGCCGCGGCGGGGGTAGCCGGCGCAGCCGTCGCCGCGGGCGCGGTGGCCGCCGCGGGAGCAACGGAGTCCGGCGCCGATCCCGCAGCCGGGCTGCGCTTCGACGAGGAAGCCACGTGA
- a CDS encoding citrate synthase → MTESTHGQAPAAAKLTFPGGSAEFPITQAVDGASAIDVSTLTKQSGYTALDYGFVNTASTKSAITYIDGDQGILRYRGYPIEELAQQSSFLEVSYLLIYGELPTPEQLAEFDGEIRRHTLLHEDMRYYFEGVPHTAHPMAVLSGGLQTMSTYYESSLDTAVPEFVKVNTIRLLAKLPVLAAYAHKKSIGQAFLYPDNELGFVENFLRLNFGNKAEKYEMNPVLVDALDKLLILHADHEQNASTSTVRLVGSTGANMFSSVSAGINALSGPLHGGANEAVLSMLAQIRDSGQSVETFVEKVKRKEDGVKLMGFGHRVYKNYDPRARIVKDSAAKVLQELGVNDPLLDLAQELEQIALEDDYFKERKLYPNVDFYTGVIYKAMGFPTRMFTVLFAIGRLPGWIAQWREAREDPQTKIGRPQQLYIGSPERHLER, encoded by the coding sequence GTGACCGAATCGACTCACGGCCAGGCGCCCGCGGCAGCGAAGCTGACATTCCCCGGCGGCAGTGCTGAGTTCCCGATTACCCAGGCCGTCGACGGCGCCTCGGCGATCGACGTCAGCACGCTCACCAAGCAGAGCGGCTACACGGCGCTCGACTACGGGTTCGTGAACACGGCGTCGACGAAGTCGGCCATCACGTACATCGACGGCGACCAGGGAATCCTGCGCTACCGCGGCTACCCGATCGAGGAGCTCGCCCAGCAGTCCTCCTTTCTCGAGGTCTCCTACCTCCTGATCTACGGGGAGCTCCCGACCCCCGAGCAGCTCGCGGAGTTCGATGGCGAGATCCGTCGCCACACGCTCCTCCACGAGGACATGCGCTACTACTTCGAGGGCGTACCGCACACCGCGCACCCGATGGCGGTGCTCTCGGGCGGCCTGCAGACGATGTCGACCTACTACGAGAGCTCGCTCGACACCGCGGTGCCCGAGTTCGTGAAGGTGAACACGATCCGCCTGCTCGCCAAGCTGCCGGTGCTCGCGGCCTACGCTCACAAGAAGTCGATCGGCCAGGCCTTCCTGTACCCCGACAACGAGCTCGGCTTCGTCGAGAACTTCCTGCGCCTCAACTTCGGCAACAAGGCCGAGAAGTACGAGATGAATCCCGTGCTCGTCGACGCGCTCGACAAGCTCCTCATCCTGCACGCCGACCACGAGCAGAACGCTTCGACCTCGACCGTGCGCCTCGTCGGATCGACCGGCGCGAACATGTTCTCGTCCGTCTCCGCGGGGATCAACGCCCTCTCGGGACCCCTCCACGGCGGTGCCAACGAAGCGGTGCTCTCCATGCTCGCGCAGATCCGCGACTCGGGGCAGAGCGTGGAGACCTTCGTCGAGAAGGTGAAGCGCAAGGAGGACGGGGTGAAGCTCATGGGCTTCGGGCACCGCGTCTACAAGAACTACGACCCGCGGGCGCGGATCGTCAAGGACAGCGCCGCCAAGGTGCTCCAGGAGCTCGGCGTCAACGATCCGCTGCTCGACCTCGCGCAGGAGCTCGAGCAGATCGCACTCGAGGACGACTACTTCAAGGAGCGCAAGCTCTACCCGAACGTCGACTTCTACACCGGCGTCATCTACAAGGCCATGGGCTTCCCGACGCGGATGTTCACGGTGCTCTTCGCCATCGGTCGTCTGCCCGGCTGGATCGCGCAGTGGCGCGAGGCCCGCGAAGATCCCCAGACCAAGATCGGCCGCCCGCAGCAGCTGTACATCGGCAGCCCGGAGCGCCACCTGGAGCGCTGA
- a CDS encoding O-methyltransferase, whose translation MSKLERNWQYAEQYPGETDAQVRARRLSLELGIEPVSRSIAAQLSGLTALSRARAICEVGTGVGVSGLSLLRHVDDATLTSIEIEAEHLREARTVFAEAGIPAARLRLIEGDALHVLPRLNLGSYDLVLLDANPTQLLDYFEHALGIVRPGGCVVVPGAFSHGRVPDPAARDEATQAMRDLLALVAESSAIASMLSPAGDGVLTLVRLDD comes from the coding sequence GTGAGCAAGCTCGAACGCAATTGGCAGTACGCCGAACAGTATCCGGGCGAGACCGACGCCCAGGTGCGCGCGCGCCGACTCTCGCTCGAGCTCGGGATCGAACCCGTCAGCCGGTCCATCGCGGCGCAGCTCTCCGGGCTCACGGCGCTCAGTCGCGCCCGGGCGATCTGCGAGGTCGGAACGGGCGTCGGCGTCAGCGGACTGTCGCTGCTGCGGCACGTCGACGACGCGACCCTGACGTCGATCGAGATCGAGGCCGAGCATCTCCGCGAGGCGCGCACGGTGTTCGCTGAGGCGGGCATCCCGGCCGCGCGCCTGCGTCTGATCGAGGGCGACGCGCTGCACGTGCTGCCGCGACTGAACCTCGGCTCCTACGACCTCGTGCTGCTCGACGCGAACCCGACGCAGCTGCTCGACTACTTCGAGCACGCCCTCGGCATCGTCCGCCCCGGAGGCTGCGTCGTGGTTCCCGGAGCCTTCTCGCACGGGCGGGTGCCGGATCCCGCCGCCCGCGACGAGGCCACGCAGGCCATGCGCGACCTGCTCGCGCTCGTCGCCGAGTCCAGTGCCATCGCGTCCATGCTCTCCCCCGCCGGCGACGGGGTGCTCACCCTGGTGAGACTCGACGACTGA
- a CDS encoding ABC transporter ATP-binding protein, protein MWDRTVGDLVDAAAPALELRALGKRFGEKVAVDGISLSIPTGSCTGLVGPNGAGKTTTLSMATGLLRPDAGQALISGVDVWQHPTEAKQLVGVLADGVKLFDRLTGEQLITYHGLLAGLDAETVARRCQDLLTMLDLTGAGTTLVVDYSAGMTKKIALACALVHAPRLLVLDEPFESVDPVSAANIRDILQGFVRGGGTVIVSSHSMDLVQRMCDHVAVIAQGHVLAAGTVDDVRGASTLEDRFVELVGGRQHLQGPTWLNQS, encoded by the coding sequence ATGTGGGATCGCACAGTGGGAGACCTCGTGGACGCCGCGGCGCCCGCGCTCGAGCTCCGCGCGCTCGGCAAGCGCTTCGGCGAGAAGGTCGCGGTCGACGGGATCTCCCTGTCGATCCCGACCGGATCCTGCACCGGCCTCGTCGGCCCGAACGGCGCCGGCAAGACCACGACCCTGTCGATGGCCACCGGCCTGCTGCGGCCGGATGCCGGTCAGGCACTCATCTCGGGCGTCGACGTCTGGCAGCACCCGACGGAGGCGAAGCAGCTCGTCGGAGTGCTGGCCGACGGGGTGAAGCTCTTCGACCGGCTCACCGGGGAGCAGCTCATCACCTACCACGGCCTGCTCGCCGGCCTCGATGCGGAAACCGTCGCGCGGCGCTGCCAGGACCTGCTCACCATGCTCGACCTCACGGGTGCGGGTACCACCCTGGTCGTCGACTACTCCGCGGGCATGACCAAGAAGATCGCGCTGGCCTGCGCCCTCGTGCACGCGCCGCGGCTCCTGGTGCTCGACGAACCGTTCGAGTCGGTCGATCCCGTCTCTGCGGCGAACATCCGCGACATCCTGCAGGGGTTCGTGCGCGGCGGCGGCACGGTGATCGTGTCGAGCCACTCGATGGACCTCGTGCAGCGGATGTGCGACCACGTCGCCGTCATCGCGCAGGGTCATGTCCTCGCCGCGGGCACCGTCGACGACGTGCGCGGCGCTTCGACGCTCGAGGACCGCTTCGTCGAGCTGGTCGGGGGGCGTCAGCACCTGCAGGGACCGACGTGGTTGAACCAGTCCTGA
- a CDS encoding DUF3117 domain-containing protein: MAAMKPRTGDGPMEAVRESRVIVVRVPLEGGGRLVVSVNDQEAGELRDVLAAVLDG, from the coding sequence ATGGCTGCAATGAAACCGAGGACTGGGGATGGACCCATGGAGGCGGTGCGTGAAAGCCGGGTGATCGTCGTGCGTGTGCCGCTCGAGGGTGGTGGACGCCTGGTGGTGTCCGTGAACGACCAGGAGGCCGGTGAGCTCCGCGACGTGCTCGCCGCCGTGCTCGACGGATAG
- the dapE gene encoding succinyl-diaminopimelate desuccinylase — protein sequence MTSAAPAPLDPAAGPVELTRQLCNIPSVSGDERAIADAVEAMLAAHAPHLTVMRDGDTIIARTELGRDRRVAIAGHLDTVPINENLPVQDRIDPETGAAMLWGRGTVDMKAGVAVQLVLAVELVAPTVDLTWVWYDHEEVASELSGLGRAMRQHPELFEADFAILGEPSNGTIEGGCNGTLRARIELHGTRAHSARSWMGRNAIHRAGELLERLAAFEPERVAVDGLEYREGLNAVRIEGGVAGNVIPDRCSFEVNYRFAPSRSTDEAEAFVRAFFADADVVEIVDLSPGARPGLEAPLAQRFVAAVGQTPTAKLGWTDVSRFSALGIPAVNFGPGNALLAHADDESVPVDQITAGAEALRAWLSGAI from the coding sequence GTGACTTCCGCAGCACCCGCACCCCTCGATCCCGCAGCAGGCCCCGTCGAGCTCACCCGGCAGCTCTGCAACATCCCCTCCGTCTCGGGCGACGAACGCGCCATCGCAGATGCCGTCGAGGCGATGCTGGCCGCGCACGCCCCGCACCTCACCGTGATGCGGGATGGCGACACGATCATCGCCCGCACCGAGCTCGGGCGCGACCGCCGTGTCGCGATCGCCGGGCACCTCGACACGGTGCCCATCAACGAGAACCTGCCGGTCCAGGATCGGATCGACCCGGAGACCGGCGCCGCGATGCTCTGGGGGCGCGGCACCGTGGACATGAAGGCCGGGGTGGCGGTGCAGCTGGTGCTCGCGGTCGAGCTCGTGGCCCCGACCGTGGACCTCACCTGGGTCTGGTACGACCACGAGGAGGTCGCCTCGGAGCTGAGCGGTCTCGGCCGCGCCATGCGCCAGCACCCCGAGCTCTTCGAGGCGGACTTCGCGATCCTCGGCGAGCCCTCGAACGGCACGATCGAGGGCGGCTGCAACGGCACCCTCCGGGCGCGGATCGAGCTGCACGGCACGCGGGCGCACTCGGCCCGCAGTTGGATGGGGCGGAACGCGATCCATCGTGCGGGCGAGCTGCTCGAGCGGCTCGCCGCTTTCGAGCCGGAGCGGGTGGCGGTCGACGGGCTCGAGTACCGCGAGGGGCTCAACGCCGTCCGCATCGAGGGCGGGGTCGCGGGCAACGTGATCCCGGATCGCTGCAGCTTCGAGGTGAACTACCGCTTCGCCCCGAGCCGGAGCACCGACGAGGCCGAGGCGTTCGTGCGGGCGTTCTTCGCCGACGCCGACGTGGTCGAGATCGTCGATCTCTCACCCGGGGCTCGCCCCGGTCTCGAAGCCCCCCTCGCGCAGCGCTTCGTCGCCGCCGTGGGACAGACGCCGACGGCGAAGCTCGGGTGGACGGACGTCTCCCGCTTTTCAGCGCTCGGGATCCCCGCCGTCAACTTCGGACCGGGCAATGCGCTGCTCGCGCACGCGGACGACGAATCCGTTCCCGTGGACCAGATCACGGCCGGTGCGGAGGCGCTCCGGGCGTGGTTGTCGGGCGCAATATAG
- a CDS encoding putative bifunctional diguanylate cyclase/phosphodiesterase, with protein sequence MSDTRLADLGGDSARRLVADIFAALNSHALVSVTDRRGVILHANDRFCEVSQYPRSELVGRTHAVVNSGHHDPEFFAEMWRTIRRGESWRGVICNRAKDGSEYWVETLIAPILGDDGTPERYVSIRVEETRRHLAEEQVRRLAYVDAVTGLPNRAAMLAAMLRAVEHRAPGFCGFVTVSVDELSVVNDAFGFEAGELLLQSVATRILQLDHPIAAIARLGSGVFGLLLVDLGEERVAGARCREVMEELHAALSGPVDLGDGVVVDASVSIGSVLWADGSTVPADPVVSEDTGSPRYILGAFVGTDDPAIVVNSAEIARKRARQSGGHRRLRHFQRSMLDDARERVQLVSELRRGIERGELRLFAQPIVDRHRRVLGEEGLIRWRSPERGLIPPDEFIPLAEQTGMIIEIGEWVLDQACRQLAVWARDPATQHLTLSVNLSERQLRERDFAEQVRDRMDHYGVPAGKLKFELTESVLNTDLDRTIRLLSLLRADGVLTSLDDFGTGYSSLSYLRQLPVQQLKIDQSFVDTVVDNAQTAAVITMIVQLGRAFGLHVVAEGVETEPQFQRLAELGVDAFQGFLFSKPRPISEV encoded by the coding sequence GTGAGCGACACCCGGCTCGCCGACCTCGGCGGCGATTCCGCCCGGCGCCTGGTCGCGGACATCTTCGCGGCGCTCAACTCCCACGCGCTGGTGTCGGTCACGGACCGACGCGGTGTGATCCTCCACGCGAACGACCGGTTCTGCGAGGTCTCGCAGTACCCCCGATCGGAACTCGTCGGGCGGACGCACGCGGTCGTGAACTCGGGGCACCACGATCCGGAGTTCTTCGCCGAGATGTGGCGGACGATCCGGCGCGGTGAATCCTGGCGCGGCGTGATCTGCAATCGCGCGAAGGACGGCAGCGAGTACTGGGTGGAGACGCTCATCGCGCCGATCCTCGGCGACGACGGCACCCCGGAGCGCTACGTCTCGATCCGGGTCGAGGAGACTCGACGCCACCTGGCCGAGGAGCAGGTGCGGCGCCTCGCCTACGTGGACGCGGTCACGGGCTTGCCGAACCGCGCGGCGATGCTCGCGGCGATGCTGCGAGCCGTCGAGCACCGCGCGCCGGGCTTCTGCGGATTCGTCACGGTGAGTGTCGACGAGCTCTCCGTCGTGAACGATGCGTTCGGATTCGAGGCGGGCGAGCTCCTGCTGCAGAGCGTCGCAACGCGGATCCTGCAGCTCGATCACCCGATCGCCGCCATCGCCCGACTCGGCTCCGGCGTCTTCGGACTCCTGCTCGTCGATCTCGGCGAGGAGCGCGTGGCCGGCGCGCGCTGCCGCGAGGTGATGGAGGAGCTCCACGCCGCGCTCAGCGGGCCGGTGGACCTCGGCGACGGGGTCGTGGTCGACGCGTCGGTGAGCATCGGATCGGTGCTCTGGGCCGACGGGAGCACGGTCCCCGCGGATCCCGTCGTGAGCGAGGACACGGGATCGCCCCGCTACATCCTCGGTGCGTTCGTCGGCACCGATGACCCCGCGATCGTCGTGAACAGCGCGGAGATCGCCCGTAAACGGGCGCGGCAGAGCGGCGGGCACCGTCGTCTCCGCCACTTCCAGCGCAGCATGCTCGACGACGCGCGCGAGCGCGTGCAGCTCGTCTCGGAGCTGCGGCGCGGGATCGAGCGCGGGGAGCTCCGCCTGTTCGCGCAGCCGATCGTGGATCGGCACCGGCGAGTGCTCGGCGAGGAGGGCCTGATCCGGTGGCGCAGTCCGGAGCGCGGGCTGATCCCGCCGGACGAGTTCATCCCGCTCGCCGAGCAGACCGGCATGATCATCGAGATCGGGGAGTGGGTGCTCGACCAGGCCTGTCGGCAGCTCGCCGTGTGGGCCCGGGATCCGGCGACGCAGCACCTCACGCTGTCGGTCAATCTGAGCGAGCGGCAGCTGCGCGAGCGCGACTTCGCCGAGCAGGTGCGTGACCGCATGGACCACTACGGCGTTCCGGCGGGCAAGCTCAAGTTCGAGCTCACCGAGAGTGTGCTCAACACGGACCTCGACCGCACGATCCGGCTCCTCTCGCTGCTCCGGGCCGACGGCGTGCTGACGTCGCTCGACGACTTCGGCACCGGGTACTCCTCGCTGAGCTATTTGCGCCAACTGCCGGTGCAGCAGCTCAAGATCGACCAGTCGTTCGTCGACACGGTCGTCGACAATGCGCAGACGGCCGCCGTGATCACCATGATCGTGCAGCTCGGCCGCGCCTTCGGCCTGCACGTCGTCGCCGAGGGCGTCGAGACGGAGCCGCAGTTCCAGCGGCTCGCCGAGCTCGGGGTCGACGCGTTCCAGGGCTTCCTCTTCAGCAAGCCCCGGCCGATCAGCGAGGTGTGA